A window of the Plasmodium vivax chromosome 12, whole genome shotgun sequence genome harbors these coding sequences:
- a CDS encoding glutamate--tRNA ligase, putative (encoded by transcript PVX_083355A) has protein sequence MVESDGINIYYGKKYPFVCRTILNAHKSLRQKENPAGGDHSAEEKVKFVKDENVEELKVEFVSKEEAQGEKCINTTDKIFAKSLDQILQTKLYHSFRENNKKEDKQTDVYVQAQYDEWVDYFRSKQLQKEVLIICDHLNRHLHLNTFICGDYLTLSDLYVYYEMHRYFNVANCYNVKYSKQFRNVNRWFKLINCLVNYSDAELSTMLKKEVETNQVDITKDANTMQLLKQKIVSTSYVGKLENAEKGKVVTRFPPEPSGYLHIGHAKAAFLNSYYANMYEGKMLLRFDDTNPTLEDIKYETSIMDDLENLGLKYEKISYSSDYFATLEEYCIRLIKMEKAYADDTNVEEMRNQRGEGIESVNRQNSVEQNLQLFEEMRKGTEIGQKNCIRAKIDMQSKNKCMRDPVLYRCIVDTPHHRHGFKFKCYPTYDFACPIIDSIEGVTHALRTNEYSDRIEQYNWFITTFQLRKVYIYEFSRISFVKTVMSKRKLKWFVENKLVDGWLDPRMPTIKGILRRGLTKEALFQFILEQGPSKSGNLMQWDKLWSINKQIIDPIIPRFAAVDKKKGVILKLTDLTEDVVEKTRDLHMKNKSLGTCSMFYTNRFFIELEDAQTLAEQEEITLIKLGNVIITSIVKGDDDGVNPPTVKELIGTSNFDGDFKTTKKKIHWLPYIPEKLITCTLYEYDHLITVDKFENDNKDDWTKFINPSSKYETVVYSEPAISSLKVCDKFQFERRGYFIVDKVVSNHLHLIKIPDGKSKNMSIISSKVNPKNLAGTKNKAPDASEKR, from the coding sequence ATGGTAGAGAGCGACGGAATCAACATCTACTACGGAAAGAAGTACCCCTTCGTATGTAGAACAATACTGAACGCGCACAAGAGCCTCCGCCAAAAGGAGAACCCAGCGGGGGGTGACCACTCGGCGGAGGAGAAGGTAAAATTTGTGAAGGACGAAAATGTGGAAGAATTAAAGGTAGAATTTGTGAGcaaggaagaagcgcaagGAGAGAAATGCATAAACACGACGGACAAAATATTCGCAAAGAGTCTAGACCAGATACTGCAAACGAAGCTGTACCACTCGTTCCGAGAgaacaacaaaaaagaggataaaCAGACGGACGTCTACGTGCAAGCGCAGTACGACGAGTGGGTGGACTACTTCAGGAGCAAGCAGCTGCAAAAGGAAGTACTAATCATTTGTGACCACCTAAATAGGCATCTCCATTTGAACACATTCATATGCGGGGACTATTTAACCCTGTCAGATCTGTACGTGTACTACGAAATGCATAGGTACTTTAACGTGGCCAACTGCTATAACGTCAAGTATTCGAAGCAATTCAGGAACGTCAACAGGTGGTTCAAATTGATTAACTGCCTAGTGAATTACTCAGATGCAGAGCTATCGACGATGCTGAAGAAGGAAGTCGAAACGAACCAAGTGGATATTACAAAAGATGCAAACACCATGCAATtgttaaagcaaaaaatcgTGTCCACCTCCTACGTTGGAAAATTGGAGAATgcagaaaagggaaaggtaGTCACGAGGTTTCCCCCAGAACCGTCCGGCTACCTACACATCGGCCACGCGAAAGCAGCCTTCCTAAATAGTTATTATGCAAATATGTACGAAGGGAAAATGCTCCTACGATTTGATGACACGAATCCAACCTTGGAAGACATCAAATATGAGACATCCATCATGGACGATCTAGAAAACTTGggattaaaatatgaaaaaattagctACTCCTCGGATTACTTTGCAACTCTGGAAGAGTACTGCATtaggttaataaaaatggagaaggcCTACGCGGATGACACCAATGTAGAAGAAATGAGGAACCAGAGAGGGGAGGGAATCGAATCGGTGAATAGACAAAACTCGGTGGAGCAGAATCTGCAACTGTTTGAAGAAATGCGAAAGGGAACTGAAATTGGGCAGAAAAACTGCATTCGAGCAAAAATAGACATGCAGAGTAAGAACAAGTGCATGAGAGATCCCGTCCTGTACAGGTGCATAGTAGATACGCCTCACCACAGGCACGGGTTCAAATTTAAGTGCTACCCGACTTACGATTTTGCATGCCCAATAATAGATTCCATCGAAGGAGTAACCCACGCGTTGAGGACCAACGAATACAGTGACAGGATTGAGCAGTACAACTGGTTCATCACAACCTTTCAGTTGAGGAAAGTCTACATCTACGAATTCAGCCGAATTTCTTTTGTCAAAACGGTTATGTCCAAGAGGAAGCTAAAATGGTTTGTTGAAAATAAGCTGGTGGACGGATGGCTAGATCCACGTATGCCCACCATCAAGGGTATCCTCAGAAGGGGGTTAACAAAAGAAGCCCTATTCCAATTCATCTTAGAACAAGGACCCTCCAAATCGGGGAACCTCATGCAGTGGGATAAACTGTGGTCCATCAACAAACAAATAATCGACCCTATCATCCCCAGGTTCGCAGCagtagataaaaaaaaaggagtcatTCTTAAACTGACCGATTTGACTGAAGACGTTGTCGAAAAAACGAGAGACCTACACATGAAAAATAAGTCCCTTGGCACTTGTTCTATGTTTTATACTAACCGCTTCTTTATCGAATTGGAAGATGCCCAAACGTTGGCAGAGCAGGAGGAAATTACCCTAATCAAGCTCGGAAATGTGATTATCACCAGTATTGTGAAAGGGGACGACGATGGAGTAAACCCCCCAACCGTTAAGGAACTCATCGGAACGTCCAATTTCGATGGAGACTTCAaaacgacaaaaaaaaaaatacactgGCTGCCCTACATACCCGAAAAATTAATCACCTGCACGCTGTACGAATATGACCACCTAATTACCGTcgacaaatttgaaaatgacAATAAGGACGATTGGACCAAATTTATCAACCCCAGTAGCAAGTACGAGACGGTGGTGTATTCCGAACCGGCTATTAGCTCCCTTAAGGTTTGTGACAAATTTCAGTTCGAAAGAAGGGGCTACTTCATTGTTGATAAGGTCGTGAGCAACCACCTGCATTTGATTAAAATCCCCGACGGGAAGTCCAAGAACATGTCCATCATCAGCTCCAAGGTCAACCCCAAAAATTTGGCCGGCACCAAGAACAAGGCCCCCGACGCCTcggagaagcggtga
- a CDS encoding nucleoside diphospahte hydrolase, putative (encoded by transcript PVX_083350A) gives MAAEINATMKDIINSDFEDNKDERVIIVDENNEFQELKARKIMRMENLWHRSTSIFVFTKIGEEYFIYVHKRSKVKDYCPSYYSIGFGGVVSENEDMLGNAVKELEEESGIKKSPEQLFDLGVVKCDTECSRSFVGSYVSLTLGKPMPFDGVVFIDPDFQTIPQLNEVEFITRIPLSEFDEFLQKEKFTVISKTVYNHFKDKMTKSALDEIYKKIN, from the exons ATGGCAGCAGAAATAAACGCCACCATGAAGGACATCATCAACTCCGATTTTGAGGACAATAAGGACGAGCGGGTGATCATTGTAGATGAAAATAATGAGTTCCAAGAATTGAAGGCGAGAAAAATTATGCGGATGGAGAATCTGTGGCACAGATCtacctccatttttgttttcaccAAAATTGGTGAGgagtattttatttatgtacacaAACGATCCAAGGTAAAGGACTACTGCCCATCGTACTACTCCATCGGTTTCGGGGGAGTCGTTTCGGAAAATGAAGATATGCTTGGCAATGCTGTGAAGGAGCTGGAGGAAGAGAGCGGGATAAAGAAGTCCCCCGAACAGCTCTTCGATTTGGGGGTTGTCAAGTGCGACACGGAGTGCTCCAGGTCCTTCGTGGGTTCCTACGTAAGTCTCACTTTGGGAAAGCCCATGCCATTTGATGGG GTTGTCTTCATCGACCCCGACTTCCAGACCATCCCCCAGCTGAATGAAGTCGAATTTATCACCCGCATTCCGCTGAGCGAATTTGACGAGTTCTtacaaaaggagaaattcACAGTTATAA GCAAAACGGTGTATAACCACTTTAAAGACAAAATGACTAAATCAGCCTTGGACGAGATATACAAGAAGATCAACTGA
- a CDS encoding hypothetical protein, conserved (encoded by transcript PVX_083345A) — protein sequence MKLLYICDTRFCTFNSREKKYLFKYWAYSLQDLLNNSSQRGIQLWLVCINLIDYIDVLTFADPFDYEHVKRALENISPHFDLSENKSRHGSDMAVDPLIAFLKNSENRATIKECDTVAILSCNLHLWEDKIPELKLLADAFHTSVCKFYLFNVYKNAADGKNKLPQLSRALGEYPNFFIKNFQLNKINILQTSKEILSITFVVSLTLSLQNELVLKCEGKPLVAEVGHSAFFGLSKFPVVFDIRAKALKEGISQHLIYGIPIFLSDTPGGEKNLVSLERLSRELHENVEHKPYGFENAVKGVELCAQAGHVKWIAMRFKRLHKWYYYFALLLFIYFFFFPPGSENEVRFLWVGTPMTKAEASVALCLHGLATQETYSLSIEEFYKEHVEEKNEHLSDEKIKEMFNFLILVDEFNPLDYSNERFQYSFKSVRDSLMPLPPRDALSKKRDRKKKTTLLKCAALDDTPTGAENAMPLGGRGNMVTRKNNESTKGREILDPRSLLLANMNKAFQKNII from the exons ATGAAACTTCTCTACATATGCGACACCCGCTTTTGCACGTTCAACtcgagggagaaaaaatacttaTTCAAATATTGGGCCTACTCCTTGCAGGATTTGCTCAATAACAGCAGCCAGAGGGGCATTCAACTCTGGCTCGTGTGCATAA ACCTGATTGACTACATCGACGTGCTAACCTTCGCTGACCCATTCGACTACGAACATGTGAAAAGGGCACTGGAAAATATATCTCCTCATTTTGATTTAAGTGAGAATAAGTCCAGACACGGCAGCGATATGGCAGTGGACCCCCTGATAGCCTTTCTGAAGAACAGCGAAA ACAGGGCAACCATCAAGGAGTGCGACACAGTCGCCATTTTATCCTGCAATCTTCACCTGTGGGAGGATAAAATTCCAGAACTGAAACTTCTCGCGGATGCATTCCACACCAGCGTGTGTAAATTTTACCTCTTCAATG TATACAAAAACGCAGCAGACGGAAAGAACAAACTCCCTCAGCTGAGCCGTGCCTTGGGGGAGTACCCAAACTTCTTCATCAAAAATTTCCAgttgaataaaataaatattttgcaaaCGTCGAAGGAGATACTATCCATCACGTTTGTCGTTTCGCTCACCCTGAGCTTGCAAAACGAG CTCGTACTGAAGTGTGAGGGAAAACCCCTGGTGGCAGAAGTGGGGCACTCTGCCTTCTTCGGCTTGAGCAAGTTCCCCGTTGTGTTTGACATACGGGCAAAGGCGCTAAAGGAGGGCATCTCACAGCACTTG ATATATGGGATACCCATATTTTTAAGCGACACTCCTGGGGGTGAGAAAAATTTAGTTTCGCTGGAACGCCTATCGAGGGAGCTCCACGAAAAT GTCGAACATAAACCCTACGGATTTGAAAACGCAGTAAAGGGAGTCGAGCTGTGCGCGCAGGCGGGCCATGTGAAATGGATAGCCATGCGTTTTAAGAGGCTACACAAGTGGTATTACTATTTCGCTTTgctgttatttatttatttttttttttttcccccgggAAGCGAAAACGAGGTTCGCTTCTTATGGGTGGGGACTCCAATGACAAAGGCAGAGGCGTCCGTGGCCCTATGTTTACAC GGACTAGCCACCCAAGAAACGTATTCCCTGTCGATCGAAGAATTTTACAAAGAACacgttgaagaaaaaaatgagcacctCTCGGACGAAAAGATAAAGGAAatgtttaactttttaattttggtgGACGAGTTTAACCCCTTG GACTACAGCAACGAGCGGTTTCAGTATTCCTTCAAGAGCGTTCGCGATTCGTTgatgcccctcccccccagggaTGCGCTTTCAAAGAAGAG GGatcgaaagaaaaaaacgacgcTCTTAAAATGTGCTGCCCTTGATGATACCCCTACGGGTGCAGAGAACGCCATGCCGCTTGGCGGCCGTGGTAATATGGTCACTCGAAAGAATAACGAGTCGACCAAAGGCAGGGAAATCCTGGACCCTCGGTCGCTTCTCCTAGCCAACATGAATAAGGCTTTCCAAAAGAACATCATATAG
- a CDS encoding hypothetical protein, conserved (encoded by transcript PVX_083340A): MEDKKTDPSNRTKENVKFSKFVTSLSFMKKNTNDKEEGIKKKVKYANDEHVWILKEYEEEGNAFLKKQAAQKNKNNVALNCLGRRSYKNYNSYVNLYNMEIKKFINSVRKNKPVGSLRE, encoded by the coding sequence ATGGAAGACAAAAAAACGGACCCGTCAAATAGAACGaaggaaaatgtgaaattcTCAAAATTTGTAACCTCGCTGagttttatgaaaaaaaatacaaatgatAAGGAagagggaataaaaaaaaaagttaagtaCGCCAATGATGAGCATGTGTGGATACTGAAGGAgtatgaagaggaaggaaatgcctttttgaagaagcaggcggcgcaaaaaaataaaaataatgttgcCCTGAATTGCCTGGGGAGGAGGTCCTACAAGAATTACAACAGCTACGTAAATCTGTACAAtatggaaattaaaaaatttatcaatTCCGTTCGGAAGAACAAGCCAGTGGGTTCCTTGCGCGAGTGA